From one Alphaproteobacteria bacterium genomic stretch:
- a CDS encoding nuclear transport factor 2 family protein — translation MRHLPMLAASAVLAAHVAGPAAAADNIATVTAIYAAFGAGDVPAILAELADDVEWDYGHEGTAVPILVPRHGPAEVAAFFESLAGVEFRKFAILNMLEGGDQVAVVVDFDLVVRATGRAVADQEMHLWTFGADGKVTHFRHFVDTEAFAAAFAD, via the coding sequence ATGAGGCACCTGCCCATGTTGGCGGCATCGGCCGTTCTGGCCGCTCACGTCGCCGGCCCCGCCGCCGCTGCGGACAACATCGCAACGGTCACCGCAATCTATGCCGCCTTCGGGGCCGGCGATGTGCCGGCGATCCTGGCCGAGCTCGCGGACGACGTCGAATGGGACTACGGCCATGAGGGCACGGCGGTCCCGATCCTGGTGCCGCGGCACGGGCCCGCCGAGGTGGCCGCGTTCTTCGAGAGCCTTGCCGGCGTGGAGTTCCGCAAGTTCGCGATCCTGAACATGCTCGAAGGCGGCGACCAGGTTGCGGTGGTCGTCGACTTCGACCTCGTCGTGCGCGCGACCGGGCGCGCGGTCGCCGACCAGGAGATGCACCTGTGGACCTTTGGCGCGGACGGCAAGGTGACGCACTTCCGCCACTTCGTCGATACCGAGGCGTTCGCGGCCGCCTTCGCCGACTGA
- a CDS encoding prephenate/arogenate dehydrogenase family protein produces the protein MAGAAPPLFRRAAIVGLGLIGGSLALRLKRDGTVGAIVGCARSQRTLDVARGRRMLDDGTTDPAAAVADADLVVLCTPLGSYKALAAAIGPHLAPGAVVTDVGSVKASVLADVAPHLPAGVALVPGHPVAGTENSGPEAGFPELFERHRCILTPPPDADPAAVAAVQALWERCGATVDIMDAAHHDIVLALTSHLPHVIAYTIVGTATELEQDLQSEVVKFSAGGFRDFTRIAASDPTMWRDIFLANREAVLEVISRFDEDLTRLKRAIRRGDGEALYELFERTRQIRRSILAANPKVP, from the coding sequence ATGGCCGGCGCCGCACCGCCGCTGTTCCGCCGGGCGGCGATCGTCGGACTCGGCCTGATCGGAGGCTCGCTGGCGCTGCGCCTGAAGCGCGACGGCACGGTCGGCGCCATTGTCGGCTGCGCCCGTTCGCAGCGCACCCTCGACGTGGCCCGCGGCCGCCGCATGCTCGACGACGGTACCACAGATCCCGCCGCGGCGGTCGCGGATGCCGATCTGGTCGTCCTGTGCACGCCGCTCGGCAGCTACAAGGCGCTGGCGGCGGCCATCGGGCCGCATCTCGCGCCGGGCGCCGTGGTCACCGACGTCGGCTCGGTCAAGGCCTCCGTACTGGCCGACGTGGCACCGCACCTGCCCGCCGGCGTCGCCCTCGTGCCCGGCCATCCGGTCGCAGGCACCGAGAACTCGGGGCCGGAGGCCGGCTTCCCGGAGCTGTTCGAGCGCCACCGCTGCATCCTGACACCGCCGCCCGATGCCGACCCGGCCGCGGTCGCGGCGGTGCAGGCACTGTGGGAACGCTGCGGCGCCACCGTGGACATCATGGACGCCGCCCACCACGACATCGTGCTGGCGCTGACCTCGCACCTGCCGCACGTCATCGCCTACACCATCGTCGGCACCGCGACCGAGCTGGAGCAGGACCTGCAGTCGGAAGTGGTGAAGTTCTCCGCCGGCGGCTTCCGCGATTTCACCCGCATCGCCGCCTCCGACCCGACCATGTGGCGCGACATCTTCCTGGCCAACCGCGAGGCGGTGCTGGAGGTGATCAGCCGGTTCGACGAGGACCTGACCCGGCTGAAGCGCGCCATCCGCCGCGGCGACGGCGAGGCGCTCTACGAGCTGTTCGAGCGCACCCGGCAGATCCGCCGGTCGATCCTGGCGGCCAACCCGAAGGTGCCCTGA
- the hisC gene encoding histidinol-phosphate transaminase has translation MDIAPYVPGAQGAKGQSAPARLASNENPLGCSPQAREAYRALAGDLHLYPDGGALALREAIAAAHGLEADRIVCGTGSDELIGMLTRAYAGPGDRVVYSQYGFLMYPISALAAGARPVAVPEADFTASVDNLIAGCARGAAIVFLANPNNPTGTWLPSAELRRLRASLPPDVLLVLDSAYAEYMDSAVYEAGAHLVRDSVGAGDNVVMLRTFSKLHGLAALRLGWAYCPPAVADVLNRVRGPFNVSAAAQAAGIAALSDRDFAARSIAHNAEWRPWLADGLRALGLQVPGDAGNFVLARFPSRLGKSAAEVNAWLAARGILVRPVVPYGLSDALRITVGLVEQNRAVVDAIRACLEA, from the coding sequence ATGGACATCGCGCCCTATGTGCCCGGCGCGCAGGGGGCGAAGGGCCAATCCGCGCCGGCACGGCTGGCCTCGAACGAGAACCCGCTCGGCTGCTCGCCGCAGGCGCGCGAGGCCTACCGGGCGCTGGCCGGCGACCTGCACCTCTATCCCGACGGCGGCGCGCTGGCGCTGCGCGAGGCGATCGCGGCGGCGCACGGGCTGGAAGCCGACCGCATCGTCTGCGGCACCGGCTCGGACGAGCTGATCGGCATGTTGACCCGCGCCTATGCCGGCCCGGGCGACCGGGTGGTCTACAGCCAGTACGGTTTCCTGATGTACCCGATCTCGGCACTGGCCGCCGGCGCCAGGCCGGTGGCGGTGCCGGAGGCGGACTTCACCGCCAGCGTCGACAACCTGATCGCCGGCTGCGCGCGCGGCGCCGCGATCGTGTTTCTCGCCAATCCGAACAATCCGACCGGCACCTGGCTGCCGTCGGCGGAGCTGCGCCGGCTGCGCGCCAGCCTGCCGCCGGACGTGCTGCTGGTGCTGGATTCGGCCTATGCCGAATACATGGATTCCGCGGTCTACGAGGCCGGCGCGCACCTGGTGCGCGACAGCGTCGGCGCCGGTGACAACGTTGTCATGCTGCGTACCTTCTCCAAGCTGCACGGGCTGGCGGCGCTGCGGCTCGGCTGGGCCTACTGTCCGCCGGCGGTGGCCGACGTGCTGAACCGCGTGCGCGGGCCGTTCAACGTCAGCGCGGCGGCCCAGGCCGCCGGCATCGCGGCGCTTTCCGACCGCGACTTCGCCGCCCGCTCGATCGCCCACAATGCCGAGTGGCGGCCCTGGCTGGCGGACGGGCTGCGCGCCCTCGGCCTGCAGGTGCCGGGCGACGCCGGCAATTTCGTGCTGGCCCGTTTCCCGTCGCGGCTCGGCAAGTCGGCCGCCGAGGTCAACGCCTGGCTTGCCGCCCGCGGCATTCTGGTCCGCCCGGTGGTGCCCTACGGCCTGTCGGATGCGCTGCGCATCACCGTCGGCCTGGTCGAACAGAACCGGGCCGTGGTCGACGCCATCCGCGCCTGTCTCGAAGCCTGA
- a CDS encoding chorismate mutase: protein MSNAEQDNVRNRGAGGRAAALDEVRAHIDAIDSQLCDLIRQRTALAREVAAAKQAQGNSRPVRPAREAQIIRKMTSALAGQVPVVSVTRIWRELIASTIEAHQGGLTVLVSADGALWDLSREHFGSAPRLELCPDMPVILRRLRDNQHTLAVMPEPRDDDPSPWWAQMLDVDGPQPRVLARLPFVRPQPPRLDAVGAVAVAAGAEPEPSGDDRTLLVVRFDRDYSRASVAETLRSAGWTVRDLMSWRAPDSSPVNLVMVEIEGFVAADDPGIDAAIAAARGHIQRITHFGAYPTQIAMTAPAAERPPLKHGGSNG, encoded by the coding sequence ATGTCGAATGCCGAGCAGGACAATGTGCGCAACCGCGGTGCCGGCGGGCGGGCAGCGGCGCTGGACGAGGTGCGCGCGCACATCGACGCGATCGACAGCCAGCTCTGCGACCTGATCCGCCAGCGCACGGCGCTGGCACGAGAGGTGGCGGCGGCGAAGCAGGCCCAGGGCAACAGCCGCCCCGTGCGCCCCGCGCGCGAGGCCCAGATCATCCGCAAGATGACAAGTGCGCTGGCCGGCCAGGTGCCGGTCGTCTCCGTCACCCGCATCTGGCGCGAGCTGATCGCCAGCACGATCGAGGCGCACCAGGGCGGGCTGACCGTGCTGGTCAGCGCCGACGGCGCCCTGTGGGACCTGAGCCGCGAGCATTTCGGCTCGGCGCCCCGGCTCGAGCTGTGCCCCGACATGCCGGTAATCCTGCGCCGGCTGCGCGACAACCAGCACACCCTGGCGGTGATGCCGGAGCCGCGCGACGACGACCCGTCGCCCTGGTGGGCGCAAATGCTCGACGTCGACGGGCCGCAGCCGCGGGTGCTGGCGCGCCTGCCGTTCGTGCGGCCGCAACCGCCAAGGCTTGATGCCGTCGGCGCGGTCGCGGTGGCCGCGGGTGCGGAGCCGGAGCCGAGCGGCGACGACCGCACCCTGCTGGTGGTGCGGTTCGACCGCGACTACAGCCGTGCCAGCGTGGCGGAAACCCTGCGCAGCGCCGGCTGGACCGTGCGCGACCTGATGTCGTGGCGGGCGCCGGACTCGAGCCCGGTCAACCTGGTGATGGTCGAGATCGAGGGCTTCGTCGCGGCCGACGATCCCGGCATCGACGCGGCGATCGCGGCGGCGCGCGGCCATATCCAGCGCATCACCCACTTCGGCGCCTATCCGACCCAGATCGCCATGACGGCGCCTGCGGCGGAGCGGCCGCCGCTGAAACACGGCGGCAGCAATGGCTGA